From Aegilops tauschii subsp. strangulata cultivar AL8/78 chromosome 5, Aet v6.0, whole genome shotgun sequence:
CCCGACCTTGGGGACGGGaggatcccgccgccgccggcgcagGGCTGGCTGGGGGGTCGCCGGCCGTGTGGACCTGGGCTCTGCCCGGTCGTCGTGGCGGTCTTCGGAAATCATGGCCGTGGCCGTTGTAGCCGCGCCATTGCcggaggtcgccgccggcttGCCCGTGCCCTCCCGCCGCACCCCTTTCAGGCCCTTCATCGCCACCTTCGGCTCCTCCCGGCTCCGTTTCGTCTACGACCCCCGCACCGTTCGCCCGCGCCTCCCTCTCCGGCGACCTgcccttgcccccccccccccgacgccGGCGGCGGTGGGGGAAACCCTCGCCGAGTGCCCGTCCCGCCTCGCATGTTGGGCTGCCCTGGCATGGGCCGTCCCTTCCGGGATGGGCCGTCTAGCGCAGCGTCTGCGGCTGGACTGGCCCTGGCCTGGAGATGCATCGGCCCACGGGGGGTGCCGGCCCATCCCAGGGCCTGCTCCCCCGGCCTGCCCCGCCACGCTCGATCTGGCCTCCACAAGGGTTCCCAGTCCAGCCGCCTCGCTCCCCCCGCCCCTCGTTTTCCCCTAGCTCGAcatctcctccctcgccgcctcAGTCCGCCCCTGCTGCTCTggtcctccctccctcccccgcTCTCGGCCCCGTCCCCTCGCCAGAGATGACGCGCGAGTGGGGGGGCAACGCCAGCCGGCCCAAGCGTAGCTTGGACGACCGCCACGCCCAGCCCCGCTCGTCGACCGAGGGCCTCCGCCGGGAGGCTGATCTACGCCGCGAGCTGGACTCCAGGGACCCGCGCCGCTCTCCTCCCCGCGAGTCTCGGCGCTCCCCCGGCCGTGACAGCCGCCGCTCCTTGCCCCGCGATGACCGCCGGGACCGTCCCCGGTCTCCCGCGGCGGAGACGTGGCACTCTAACCGGTGGCGGTCCCCCTCGCCGGAGCGGTGCCGGGCCCGTTCCCCGTCCCCGGCCCGCACCTCCGCTCAGCCTGCTGCCGACGCGCCCTCGCGCCGCTATCAACCCTCCCACAACCAGCCCAGTTTCCCTCCTGCCAATGGAGGCAATGGGGGGCGAGGGCGCCAGggcgcgaagaagaagaagaagcggggTCCAGCTTGCCCCCCTGCTGCGCCGGCCCCCTCCCCCGCGACCTCGGCGTTGGCCGATGTTGTTGCTACCCGTGACTCGCCCCCTTGCTTCAACTGCGGGATCGCGGGCCATTACCAAGTTGAGTGCACCAACCCTCCGATGTGCTACCTCTGCAAGGATACTGGCCACCCAGCAGCCCTGTGCCCGGACCGTCCGCTGACTGATGAGCTCATGTTGTATGTCCATGGCATCGAGGGCCTCAAATTCTTTCACATCAAGGTGGAGGATTTACCACCCCCCTCCTCGTCGCTCCAGGCGATCGTCACCGTCGTGGGGGTGGGTGTTGCTTCCCCGGAGATGATCGAGGCTGAGCTCAACCACCTGTGCCGGCGTGTGTGGGACTGGCAGGTGACTCCGACCTCTGCCAGTTCTTTCACCATGGTCTTCCCGGACGCCATCAGCTTGGGCCTCTACACTCGCAGCAACGACATCACCTTGGCCCTGAACAAGCTTGTGGTCAACATCTCTGAGCCTAAGGTTGACCCCAAGGCGGTCGCGGTCCTAGATACTGCTTGGATCCTCATCGCCGGGCTACCTGACGTCGCCCGGTCCGAGCGGGTCATTCGCAGTATGTCCAAGATCCTTggcaaggtggtggtggtggacgaGCTCTCCCTCCGCAAAGAGGAGGAGGTCCGGGTCAAGGTCAAGTGCCTTGACTCCGACAAGCTCCGTGTCACCGTTCGCGTCTTCTTCAACGACCTGGGATTCGACCTCAAGATCTCCCCCGAGCCTCCCAACCACGTCGGGCGCCCACGCTTCACTGATGATGGACACTTTGGAGGGGGGGGCACGGACCGGCATGACGACTCCCACTACCGGCGCCCCGCGCCCCTCCCGCCACGAGGATCCGGACGACAACGACGAGCACTCAAGCCGCAGCCGCTCTCCCTCGCGTGATCCACCTCCGAGCCGTGGGGGGGCGCTGGCTCTGGCCGCTCGCGTCGGCTGACCCTTGCTGACGAGTCTGCTCCCACGGTCTTGCCGGcggcctctccctcctcctcacTGAGATGAGTGACATCTCCAGCGTCGGCCTCCTCGTCTCTCCGCCCTCCTCGCCACGCTCGCCTTGCTCCACCCCTGCGCCCGACTCCCCGCCTTCGACCCTGGAGGCGCTTCCCCTGGCCCTGGCGGATCCCTCGTCGGACGAGCTTccctccggcgagccccctctgCTCGGCTCCCCTGAGGACGCACCGGCATTGCCCACTGCCGCCTCCCCAGAGGCCGTCGTTACGGCGACGCCGGAGGATAGCCCGCCGGCCCCGGACCCGCTCTCCCCCGCCCTGCCAGGGTCCGACGCCTGCTTGGAGCCCTCGACGACTGCTTCTCTGACCACTCTTCCCCTGGGGGCTGCTGCGGACGTGGCCACCCCCGTCACCTCCCACCCGCCCCGGACGGTGCTGTACGCACGCCGGACTCGGGTCTCGTCGACTCCGGTGACTGCCTCCCGCCGCAGTGCCCGTCTCGACGCGAACCGCCCAGGTGGAGGCCCGGCGTCGTCCATCTCCGAGCGCGCTGAGATCCAGGCCGCGACCCGGAACCTCGAGTCAGGTGCGATCGACATCCCACCCAGTTCTTCCAGTTGCTCGTTTTCTGCTCTTGAGGTTGTTCCTCAGGGCCACCTCGCCAAGGTGGCCGTGGACTCGTCCGTCATTTTAGGGGGGGGAGGTTGGACCCCCCTTAGAGCAGATTGCTGCTATGCAGGCCCGGGAAATCCTTGATGGGAAACTTGCTGAGACCCGGGCCCGTCTCCTCCGCACTCCGGCACCCCAGCCCCCCGCGCTGGAAATCCGTGGCCGCACCTGCTCCCGCACTACGGCGCTCAGGGCTAGTAGCTCCTCCTCTATTTTGGGGTCAAGCAGCCCCCCGATGGGGGTTTAGATGCGGGTCTTCTTTTGGAACATCCGCGGCTTTGGCCATGACGGCCGGCGTCGCCAGCTCGTTGAGTACATGCGTGACGAGCACATCGACATCATCGCCATTCAGGAAACCATGCACACGGAATTTTCTCTCCCCGAGTTAGAGCGTCGAAGCCCCCACCTCTTCGCCTGGCACTGGCTCCCTTCTAGTGGGACCACGGGGCACTCGGGAGGCATCCTTTTTGGTGTGAAGGATGCCACCTTTGAGGTTGGCGGTATGGACCGGGGCGAGTTTTTTGTTAGCATGGAGCTCTTCGAAAGGGCGCTCAACTTCAAGTGGGAGGTTGTCATTGTCTATGGACCGGCGGACCACCGCCGCTCCCCGACCTTCCTCGAAGAGCTACAATGGAAGGTCTCCGCCTCCACCTTCCTGGTGGTTGTTGGAGGTGATTTCAACCTCATCCGCTCTCCCGATGAGAAGAATAACGACCGAAATCAACCGCCCTAGGATGCAGATGTTCAACGACTGCATCGCGGATCTCGGCCTACGCGAGCTTGAGCGGACGGGTGCCAGATTTACCTGGACTAACCGCCAAGCCGACCCGACACGGTCCGTCCTGGACCGCATCCTAGTCTCCCCGGAATGGGAACTTAGATGCCCCTTGGCTTCGCTCCGTGCGATTACCCGGATTGGGTCGGACAACgtccctctcctcctctccacCGCCGACGAACGCCCTCCCACCCTGCCTCGCTTTAGGTTCGAGCTCTTCTGGCTCAACCAAGCGGGCTTTAGGGAGGCGGTCGCGGCCAAGTAGACCTCTGCGCGCTCCTCCCCCACCGGTCCATGTCGGTTGTGGACTCTTGGCAGTTTTGCGGCAAGCTCGCTCGCCAATTTATGAAGGGGTGGGGCGCTAACCTTGGCAGGGACCTCCACGGACGCAAAAAAGCCCTCCTATCTGCCATCCAGGCCTTGGACTCCCACGCGGACACTTCCGGGATCTCCCCGGATGAGTGGATGTTGCGATATGATCTTGAGGATCAGCTCGCCACTACGGATGAAGAAGCATACTGGAGGCTCCGCGGTACCCAGCGATGGGTGCTGCGGGGCGACGCTAATACATCATACTTCTAGGCGATCGCgaatggacgacgacgtcggaaCTCCATCCACTGTTTGTGGGATGGTGATTCCCAGCTTGTCCGCCCCTCGGACATCCGGGCACATGTAGATGGCTTCTACAAAGCCCTTTTCTCCCCACCCTTCGGGGTGGGGTTGCTCTGGCAACCGGTATCTGGTCGGGCACCCAGCTTATGTCTGATGCCGACAATGCCGCCTTAGTTGCCCCGTTCTTCGAGGAGGAGGTCCTCGTGGAGATTAAGGGCATGAACGCCTCCTCGGCGTTGGGGCCGGATGGACTGCCAGTGTCCTTTTTTAAAGCATTCTGGCAGACCATCAAACCTGAGGTCATGGCGCTCTTCGACGAGTTTTTCTTGGGGACCATGGATCTTGGGCGCCTGAACTATGGGGTCGTCACTCTTATCCCCAAAGTACCGGGCGCGACGGACATCCGCCAATTCCGACCTATCACTGTGATCAATGTGATATTCCGGATCCTCGCCAAAGGGTACGCCAATAGGGTGACGCTGCTAGCCAACTCGATCAATCACCCCAATGAGTCGACTTTCATTCAGGGTCGTTTTATCCTGGATGGGGTGTTGGTCTTCCACGAGGTCCTTCATGAAGTCCGCTCCAAGCACCAACGGGCGGTCTTCCTGAAGCTCGACTTCCATAAAGCCTATGACACTGTTCACTAGCCCTTCCTTTGGGAAGTATTACTCCGCAAGGGCTTTGATGACCGTTGGGTGGTCAGAGTTTTGCAGCTTGTCTCCTGCGGTCGGACCGCTATTAACATTAATGGTGAGATTGGCCCCTTCTTCCCCACGCTATGTGGGGTTCGCCAAGGCGACCCTTTCTCGCCGTTCCTGTTCAACATGGTGGTTGACGCCCTTGCGGCCATTCTTGACAAGGCCAAATTGGCCGGTCACATTCACGACGTGGTCCCACACCTAGTAGGAGGGGGTGGGGTCTCCCTCCTCCAATATGCCGACGACACCATAATAATGGTTGAGGGCTCCGCGTCCGATATTGCCAACCTGAAGTTTCTCCTCCTATGCTTCCAACAGATGTCCGGTCTTACCATCAACTTCGATAAGAGCGAAGTGATGGTTCTGGGATTCCCCCCGATGGAGGCCCAGGGCATTGCGGACCGGCTTAACTGCCGCCTGGGTTCTTTCCCCATGACTTATCTGGGGATCCCCATTAGTGACTCGCGCCTCACCGTAGTGGACCTCTGCCCTCCCGTGACCCGAATGCAACACCGGGTCGAGCCCTGGAAGGGCCGATGGCTCTCGAAGGCGGCGAGGGTAATCCTCATCAACTCCTCGCTGACTAGCCTCCTCTGGTTCCTCATGAGCTTCTATTGTCTCCGTGAGACTCTTCACCAGGAGGTGGCCAAATATCTGTCCAGGTTCTTCTGGGCTGGCGAGGGGGACAAGCAAAAATACCATATGGTGAGTTGGCCTAACATTTGCAAACCCAAGGACCAGGGAGGTCTGGGGATCTTGTCTTCCCGTCGCATGAACATTTCTCTCATGACCCGATGGCTATAGCGTATCGCCAACGGGGAGGGCGGCCTTTGGCTTACCATCATCCAGAATAAGTATCTCCGGGGCCAACCTCTAGCTTTCTGCCAGCGCTCTGGGGGATCCCAGTTCTGGCAAGCTGTGATTCAGCTTCTTCCCGTGCACCGAATTAGCACGTCCATCTCTGTGGGTTCCGGGTCCTCGACCCTGTTTTGGTTCGACCGCTGGCTGGGGGTTTCCCCTCTGGCCACCCGCTTCCCGGGATTATTTGCCATTGCGGCTGACCCCCGGATTTCCGTCGAGAGggcccttattgacttagggcaTCTCGCCTTTCGGCGCCCCTTTGGCCCCTAGGAGGTTGACGCGTGGGACGCCCTTCTACAGGACATCGCTCTCTTCCCGATGGAGGTAGAGGGCGCCGCTAACTCCATGACGTGGCGCTTGGAGCCCTCGGGATGCTTCTCCACGAAGTCTCTGTACGCTGCCATCGCCCTCTCGCTGGCCCCTGAGCTCTTTAGCCTGATCTGGGACATTCGCCTCCCCCTCAAGATCCGGATATTCCTCTGGCAGTGGATCCGGGGACGTCTCCCCTCTGGGGTTGAAGTCCGCAAGCGCAATGGCCCTGGGGACAGGATGTGTCCCCTGTGTGCCATGGTTGAGGATTCGAACCACATTTTCTTCAACTGCCCCACGGCCCAGTTCCTGTGGTCATGCTTCCGTGAAACGGTCGGCGGAAAATGGTGCAATACCAACTTCCCCGACTTACTCACGGAGATCCATGCCTCCTCCCCGCGTTACGGCCATATTAGATGGTTGTGCATTGGGATCCTCGCGTGGACGCTTTGGAATATTCGCAACAAGCTTGTTATTCAGAAAGTGCCTTTGCGACGTGCGACTGACGCGATCTTCAAAATGTGTGTCTATTTGCAGCTCtggcggccgcttagccgcccCTAGGACCGGAGCATCATCAACACCCTCCTCACCGACCTTCGATCGATGGCCTTCCGCATGGCGCCCCCGCGTCCGCCACCGCCGCCTAAGCCTGATTAGGCATGCTTCGCTTGTGGCGGTCTTTGTATGTGTCCTTTTGTTCTTAGGGCTTGTTGAGTTGTGCCCTCAGCATTAACCCTACTGCTACCTTATCTCTGTGTGTGTGACTTTgagtgtgtctgtgtgtgtgaaCATTGTTGGATGTTTGGCTCGGGCggtttgctttatatataaagcggggcgaaagcctttttcggtaattAGTACTACCAAGTACTGCCCTGTATGATGATTAGAAAAGGGAGGACTAGTACAACCAAAGTGCATTATTAATTCATTATCAAATTATTTCTTCTGGTTAAACCATAGTCTCGGGTGCACAGAACAGAGCGGTAAAAGGCCTTGCAACTCTGTTTGGGGAGCTTATGTTCCTCAGCAATCTAGCATCTCCAGGCTCCAGTAGAACGGGGGTTTAAACCATAGTTTTAAATAGCCGGCTATAGTTCCATTATAGCCCGCTATTGCCTTTTCAGCAGGGTGCCGCTAAATGATCGCCTTCACAAATAGCCCGCTATAGCCCGTTTTAGCCCGCTATAGCTGCGCTATAGCTGATTTGGAGGCCCGCCGCTATTTTCCATAGCTTGCTATTTAAAACATTGGTTTAAACTTGCAGAAAGGTGGTGTTTCCTAAATCATTTGCCGCTACATAAATTAGCTGAGGCTAGCCATCAAAACAAGATCCTTAACCTCCACTGGTAgaaaatgggcctttagtcctggttcgcaaaggcctttagtcccggctgtgcaaccgggactaaatatgcgcgactaaagacccccccctttagtcgcgcctcttacgaaccgcgactaaaggcccgtccacgtgggcgccaggggtccgtcggggcggaggacctttagtcccggttctcgtggctaaccgggactaaaggcccgtccacgtgggcgccaggggtccgtcggggcggaggacctttagtcccggttctcgtggctaaccgggactaaaggcctcctccccaggtttagggttttagcccccctaaacctggtttctttttaatttgtagtgttttatttcttttttattttattttgtgttttattttaattttgatgaagtttcagtacacatattctacgctactatatacatgcatatgaaatttcaaacaagaagaattcaagaggaatatataatatatattcaatctcgggtgaccatatacaacttcgaacaagtttccatacacaattaggatggatgaccatatacaacttcgaacaagtttcaatctcgggtatgcatataaatttcttcgtcctcggtatagtgttctcctttaggattgatgacttccctcatgaaaaatcctgctaattcttcttgaattggtcggaagcgagcttctggactaagcctcctctgCAAGTTATCCGTCaccttccgcacgctatccgatgcctttcgctcagaggtgtgtctccggatgttctcacaaacatagtatccacatagattggtccccggtggctgcttatccacattaactaaccttctaaaatctagctcatgtttgaattcaccgacaatttcttctgagaaccgtctccaaaccctacagggcaaagaaaattaaatgaacaagggagttattagttacttgatattaggaaatgaacgaaagagaccgatcgatatagagctcaaatgattgaaaataattacttttgcagcatttttctcatgtcggcccaacgctttggatccgaatccatagagtccatgattagaactctggaggtgtgaagttcaatatttagcagaatctagtggaacctgcggacacgttacatgcacagtcatgcataactcatcgattagacataccatgcatggagtaaacaaaagagaatgggcacaagagagaaacactcacccaaaatggtaaggaaatggaatatgacttttgagttgatgctttctaagaaacttgtacaagtctttctccacgtcttcggggtgattttgtaacacatgtccattaacgatatgtgggtcaatgaacccaaaatcatggatgtttcttattttgcattcccaaatcttcaatctgcataatagcgtacgcaacaatatagttaggacaatatatatatatagtgcaggcaatgaagaacgagatgaggtagaaataaatcacttacagaacgtagcaactcagcatagatttgtcgaggtcacgcagattgaacagctggaacaattcactcatatgaacttgtacagagtaccgtttggtgtgatgctcctctgtaacatccgcataaacatattctttgtcggcccatgttatgaattgcttgtaccaacgtagcagatttcgcatttgtggtggtagactcttttcccgcgcaggctcgacgagaggcccattccgcacatattgtaatgctatctcacatactggcgcatcctcaaggcctaagaaggcacgaagagtcaaacccatctcggacgcttgtttcatggcactcgctacagtcaatccaagtgctgccgcagctgctatgatctcggggtcctcttccggaccggctttcactatgagcggggggatcgattgtttattctgcatcccgagctggtcaacttgtttcccgctttttttactttcttctttctcctccttcaatatttttgcttgcctacgaagttcatgtccatagtcgtcaggcatattcagctcggcttgggacggtgtcgtcaaaaaatccttagcccacttcttttgcttctcagtgaatacttgcttgggctcaggctcttttatcgccttcatatccgccttccatttctcataatgagaagacgcggccaatttggtttcagcttcactaagttcccaaggccttgggaggagaggcttcagtgatggctccggtacccttgtggtcttaggtacataagggtctgggttaatagtccaggagcgggtttccttgctgtccgcctgcttcttcttcttcgccggaggtggattggggggcgtcgtacccaccggaggaggattgggaggcgtcgtacccgccggaggttgtggatcgggggacggtgtcgaatggcgtgaaggaggttcatcgatcccttgaaggtttgacaaaagttttgatacatcattcagttcatcgaccaaatacaaatcatccggattcgccatcgtacgttttaattcacatgatccattcaacaaagtttggtacaataaattattacacatcaattcttcccttgtgtccctgcttgcttacgattgtgccgtatccatggagcatcctcatcatttaacttaatgcttgggtcagtgttcactttgaagggcggaatttcaccaaacatattataatcttctgacatgtctgtcttgtcctccactcccacgatgtttcttttccctgaaagaacaatgtggcgctttggatcatcgcatgatgtgctgatcgttttcttatctttccgtttcctcggtttgctactcatgtccttcaaataaaaaacctgagcgacatctttggcaaggacgaatggttcgtcaaggtaaccaagattgttgaaatccaccattgtcattccgtattgctcgtccacctttaccccacctcctgttagcttgaaccatttgcaccggaacaaagggaccttaaaggagggtccatagtcaagttcccatatctcctctatgtaaccataatatgtgaccttttgcccattctcggttgctgcatcaaagcgaacaccactgttttggttggtgctctttttatcttgggcgatggtgtaaaatgtattcccatttatctcgtacccttggaaaatcgttatagtcgaagatggtttcttggccaacatgtacagctgatctccaacatcattgtcattcattaaatgttttcgcaaccaactgccgaaagtctccatgtgagcctttctaatccaggattcaggcttccccgggttgtccgagcgtaaaatattcttgtgttgctcgaagaacggagccacaaagctggaattttgcagaactgtgtggtgtgcttcagtcatggaatgaccgtccatacatatcgtggatttccttccgatcgtgccttttccacttagtctcccctcgtgccgcgattgaggaataccaatcggcttaaggtcaggaacatagtcaatacagaactcaattacctcctcatttccatagcccttgacgatacttccttctggcctagcacggttacgaacatatttctttaatactcccatgaacctctcaaaggggaacatattgtgtagaaatacaggaccgagaatggaaatctcttcgaccaGGTGGACCacgaggtgcgtcataatatcgaagaaggatggtgggaacaccaactcgaaactgacaaggcattggaccacatcgttctgtaaccgtggtagatcttctggattgattaccttctgagagattgcattgaggaatgcacatagcttcacaatggctactcaaacattttccggtaggagccccctcaaagcaatcggaagcaattgcgtcataatcacgtggcagtcgtgagacttcaggttttggaactttttctccgccatgtttattattccctttatattcgacgagaagccagacgggaccttcatactgctcaggcattcaaaaaaatgaccttcccttctttggtaagagcgtagctggcacgaccttgaaaccattccggatgccggtcatctgggtctttcaaaagttgctggtcctgccgtgcttcctttgtatcatttgtcttcccatacacgcccaagaagcttagcaggttcacacaaatattcttcgtaacatgcatcacgtcgattgcagagcggacatctaggactttccaatattctagctcccaaaatatagatttcttcttccacatgggtgcgtgcccgtcaactccccgcggaactgattgtccgccaggaccctttccaaagatgactttcaaatccttgaccatatcaaatatctcagcaccagtacgttccgcaggcttcggccggtgatctgccttgccgttgaaatgcttgcctttctttcttacgttatgatttcggggaagaaatcgacgatgacccaggtacacgttcttcttacaattaaccaaacgtacactttcagtctcatgtaagcagtgcgtgcatgcattgtatcccttatttgtctgtcccgaaaggttactgagagcaggccaatcgttgatggttacaaaaagcaacgctcgtaggtcaaattcctctcctttgtgctcatcccagacacgtacaccaggtctggcccacaactgtaaaagttcatcaactaatggccttaggtacacatcg
This genomic window contains:
- the LOC109774960 gene encoding uncharacterized protein, yielding MRVFFWNIRGFGHDGRRRQLVEYMRDEHIDIIAIQETMHTEFSLPELERRSPHLFAWHWLPSSGTTGHSGGILFGVKDATFEVGGMDRGEFFVSMELFERALNFKWEVVIVYGPADHRRSPTFLEELQWKVSASTFLVVVGGDFNLIRSPDEKNNDRNQPP